GGCCGGCAGCGCGAGATCCGGGTGCTCGAGAAAATTCGCGTAGATGTGGCCCTCGACGTGGTTCACGCCGATGAGCGGACGGCCGAGCGCCAGCGCGAAGCTTTTCGCCGCGGCCACCCCCACGGTCAGCGCCCCCACCAGCCCGGGACCGCAGGTCACCGCGATGGCGTCCACGGCCTCGAACTCAGTCCCGGCGCGGTCGAGCGCCTCGTCGATCACCGGGCCGAGCCGCTCGAGATGCCGCCGCGACGCCAGTTCCGGCACGACGCCGCCGTACCGCGCGTGCAGGTCGACCTGAGAGGCCACCACGTTCGATCGGAGGGCGCCGGCCGCACCGCCCCCCGACTGCGCGGGGCCGCTGGGCCGCGCAGACGGGGACCACTCCAGCACCGCCGCGGCGGTTTCATCACACGAGGTCTCGATGCCGAGGATGCGCACGATCGACGGCGCGCGATCACGCGCCGGATGCACTACCGCTTTCGCTTCCTTCGAGGGTGGTGCGATTCCGCTCGTAGCGCTCCTGAAACGCCGGCTCGTAGACGTTGCCGGTCCACATGACGATCGCGTCCTCGCGGTTGTCGCTGTAGTAGCCCTTGCGGACGCCGATGTCTTTGAACCCGTACTTCCGGTACAGCGCCTGGGCGCCGCCGTTGGTCCGGCGCACCTCGAGCGTGATCCACCGCGCTCCGCGCCGCATCGACTCGGCGATCAAGGCGACCAGCAGGCGCTCGCCGATCCGGCGCCGCCGGCACTCCGGCGCCACCGCAATCGTCGTCACGTGCGCCTCGTCGAGGATGATCCACATCCCCGTGTAGCCGACGACCGCGTCTGTTTCGCGGGCCACGAGGTAGCACGCGAGACGGTTGTCCCGCAGCTCGCGGAGATAGGCGTCGCGCGGCCACGGCGACGGAAACGACGCCTGCTCGATCTCGAGGACGCGCGGAATATCTTCCTCGCGCATCGGCCCGATGGAAATTCGTTCGTTCGCGATCACCATGGTCACCCCTCGGTTCCCGGCGGTGTTGAGGTTTCCTGCCACGCACGCACCGCCGGACGCCGGCCGTACACCGGCAGCAGCCCCGCCGCGTCGTCGCGGGCGCCGCGCGCGAGACGCGGCCACGCGAGCCGCCCCGCCGCCTCGGCGCTCGGATAGGCGTCCGGCCGTTCGACCACCTGCCGGATCCCCGCGCCGGCGAGCGCCGAGAGCAGCGCTCCGCCGTGCCGCACGAGGCCGTCACCCGCGAGCACGAGCGGCCGGTGCGCGGCGCGCTGCGCTTCGAGTGCGGGCCGCATCTCCGCGATCACGGCGTCGGGCGCGGCGACCACGGCGGGCACCAGGCAGACCGGCTCGGCCCCCTCCCCCACGCGGTAGAGCGCCGCGGCCACCTCGCCGCGATACGCGTCCAGGACCGGCAGCACGATGCCCGCCCCGGCGGCGGAGACGGCGAGCGTCTCGAGCGTATCGATTCCGAGCACCGGCACGCGCCGCGCGCGGGCCCACGCCGCCGCCGTGGCGATCCCGATCCGCAGGCCGGTGAAACCGCCGGGCCCGCGCCCGACCGCCACGGCCTCCACCCCATCGGGGCGGACACCCGAGTCGCCGAGCATCCCGTCGATCGCCGCGGCGAGCCATTCGAGGTGGCGCATCGGCGCGCGGACCGTGCGCGAGGCGAGCACGCCGCTCTGGTCGAGGAGCGCGACGCCGGCGACCGCCGTCGCGGTCTCTATCGCGAGGACGCGCACGGCCGGAGCTCGTCCAGGATGCGGCGTGACCGCTCGCCGGCGGCGCCGATCCGCAGCGTTCGCGCGTTCTCGTCCGCCCCGAACGCGAACTCGACGGACACGTGATCGGCGGGCAGTGCCGGGGCGGCGGCCCACTCGATCGCCGTGACCCCGTCACCTTCCATTATTTCCTCGAGTCCGAGGGCGTCCAGGTCGGATGGGCCGATGCGGTACAGGTCGACGTGATAAAGGGGCAGCGGGCCGGGATAGTGGTGGACCAGGATGAAGGTCGGGCTCCGTACGTACCCGCCCGTGCCGAGGCCGCGGGCGAGGCCCTGCACGAAGCAGGTCTTGCCGGCGCCGAGCGGCCCCGTGAGCGCGACGACGGCGCCGCGCGCATCGCGCGCGCGAAGCACCCGGCCGAGCGTCTCGCCGAGCGCGCGGGTCTCCTCCGGGCTGCCCGTGTGGACTACGAGGGAGCCGGCGCCCGTCTCGCCCCCTTCGGGGACGAGGCGGCGGGATGCACCGCCGTCGCCGGACACGGGATGACCCGGCCGGGCGCGCTTAGCCGACGCCCTTCGCGCCGTCGCCCCCGCCCAGCCGCTTCACGAACGGCGTGATGAGGTCGATCGGGATCGGAAAGACTATCGTCGAGTTCTGCTCGGAAGCGACTTCCGCGAGGGCCTGCAGATACCGCAGCTGGAGGGCCACCGGCTGCTCGGCAATCCGGGCCGCGGCCTGCACCAGCTTTTCCGCCGCCTGATACTCGCCCTCGGCGTTGATGATCTTGGCGCGCCGTTCGCGCTCGACCTCGGCCTGCCTCGCCATCGAGCGCTTCATGCTCTCGGGCAGGACGACGTCGCGGACCTCAACGAGGGTCACCTTGATGCCCCACGGCTCGGTGGTTTCGTCGATTATGCGCTGGAGCTGCTGGTTGATCTTGTCGCGCTGGGACAGCAGCTCGTCGAGCTCGTGCTGCCCGAGGGTGCTCCGCAGCGTCGTCTGCGCGACGAGATACGTGGCGCGGCTGAAGTTCTCCACCTTGACGATCGCGTCTTCGGGATTGACGATCCGGAAGTATACGACCGCGTCGACCGTCACCGGCACGTTGTCGCGCGTCATCATCTCCTGGCGGGGGATGTCGAGCGTCACGACGCGCAGGTCGATCTTGATCATGCGGTCGACGATCGGAATGAGGATGATCACGCCGGGGCCGCGCGCTCCGATCAGCCGGCCGAGACGGAATATGACCCCGCGCTCGTACTCGCGCGCGATCTTGACGATCGACCCGAGCAGCGACAACCCGACGAGGATGACCGCCACGATCACCGGGGCGAGGAACGCCGTCATTTCGCCTCCTCCTCTTTGCGCACGACGAGGTGCAGGCCCCGAACCTGGACGACGCGGACGCGCTGACCTGCCGGGATCGCGCCGTTCTCCGACTCCGCGCTCCACAGCTCGCCGTCGACGAACACCGTCCCGGACGGCCCGAGGTCGCTGCGGGTTACGCCGATCGCGCCGAGGAGCGCCTCCCGGCCCGTATAGACCTTCTGGGCCTGCGCGCGGATGCCGGCGCCGACGGCGAACGCGAAGAATGCCGCGGTCAGCGCGGCCATGGTGAGAATCAGCGTGATCGAGATGCGGAGAAAGGGCGCCTGCCGCTCCGTGAGCAGCAGCGAGCCGAAAACGAACGCGGCGAGCCCGCCGGCCGTGAGGATCCCGTGGCTCGGCACCTTGATGTCGGCGATGAACAGGATGAGCGCAAACCCGATGAGCAGCAGGCCCGCGAGGTTCACCTCGATCACGGCGAAGGACGCGAGCGCGAGGATGAGCGCGAGCCCGCCGATCACGCCCGGGAAGACCGACCCGGGGTTGCTCAATTCGAAGATGATGCCGTAGATCGCCATCGTCATCAGCACGAACCCGATGTTCGGGTCGCTCAGCACGAGCAGAAACCGCTCGGTCGCGTCCATCGGGTTCTCGACGAGGCGGGCGCCGCGCGTGTGGAGAACCCGGGCACCGCCCGGGGTCAGGACCTTGCGGCCGTCGACCGCGGCCAGCAGCGCCTGCGGGCTGTCGGCGATGAGGTCGATGACGTGGAGGCGCAGGGCCTCCTCCTCGGTGATGGAGACGCTCTCGCGAACCGCCCGCTCCGCCCAGTCGGGGTTGCGGCCGCGCCGGGCCGCGAAGCCGCGGATTTCCGCGACCGCGTCGTTCGTCACCTTGGCGATCATGGTCTTGTCCTCGGCGGTGGTCCCGCCGCCCGGGGCGACGTTGACGGGATGCGCCGCCCCGAGGTGCGTCGTCGGGGCCATCGCGGCGACGTTCGCGGCATACGTGACGAACACGCCGGCCGACGCCGCGCGCGCGCCGCTCGGCCAGACGTAGACGATCGTGGGCGTCGGCGATGCCAGGAGCGCCTTGGCGATCTGGTCCATCGACGTCAAGAGGCCGCCCGGCGTGTCCAACTCGATGATGAGGGCCTCCGCGCCGTCCGACGATGCCTGGCGCAGCCCGCGGAGAACGTAGCGCGCCGTCGCCGGGCCGATAATCCCGTTGAGCTGGACGACGTCGACGACCCGCGCCGCGCCCGAGGAACCCGCGGGTGCCGCCGGCGGCTGCGCGGGGACGGCCCCGAACGCGGCGGTACCGGACCCGAGCGCGGACGCGGCGAAGGCGACCGGCGCCGCGAGCAGCAGCGCCGCGAGGAGGCGGGCGCCCGCCCGCACGGCACGACGGCGCACGGAGACGTTCATGCCGTGCTGTTCTACGCTACTGGAAGGGGTCCTGTCCCTAGATCAACGAGCGCGCCATGGTCAGGCAGGCCACCGTGACCGTGAACGCCTGCTCGGCGTCCTTGGCCTTGAAGGCCGTCGCCCGCGCGTTGAGGCGCGTCACGCCGGGAATCAGCGTGCAGCGGTCGGCCATCGACGTGTACATCCAATCGATCTCGAGGTTGATGGGCCTCGCCACCACAAACGGCTTGAGGTCGCGCGCGCGCTTGAGCGCCTTGGCCGCCCCCTCCTTGATGCGCCGCCGGGCTTCGACCGGCTGGTACGAGCGCGCCGCGACCCGCCCGATCGCTTCCTTGACCGCGACGGCCTCGACGTGCGGGATGAGCCTCTTGACCTGCTGCACGGCGGTGCCGTCGCCGGTGACGAGGGCGACGGGGACTTTGAAGTGGCCGGCCAGCGCGGCGTTGAGACCCGCCTCCCCGACGACCAGGTTGCCGAGCTTGACCTGCCGGACGCACGCGCCGCTGTAGGTGTGGTCGAGAACCGCATCCTGCGTGCCGGCGGCGGCGTGGTAGCCGGTGAAGAAGACGGCGTCGAACGAGGCGTCGATGCCCTGCATCATGCTGTAGGGCTTCGGACTCCCGCTCACCAGCTGCGCCTGCGGGTGGAGCTCTTCGATGAGAAGATTGCGCATCGTGGCGTGCGAATCGTTCACCACGATCTCCTTCGCCCCGGACTCGAGCGCGCCGAGAATCGCCGCGTTGACTTCTTCGGTCATGAGCCGCCGGAACCGGTTGTAATCCGGGCGGCCCTCGCGGGTTTGCTCGGCGTCGGTAATGCCGGCCGTACCCTCCATGTCCGCGGAAATGAAAACCTTCATGCGCTCCCCCCCTGTGGTATCGCGCGGGCGTAACGCGACGCGGCGCGTGTTTGCACTACGTGCCGTGCGCCGAGACTTCCTTTAATCGGGCCGAAAGCGGCCGTAACGGTGTCGGGGCCGCTACGCGTCGTGGAGTTGAACGAGCGGCCGGATCGCGCCGACGACGTCCCCGCGGGTGTTGAGCACCTTGGGCTGGGCGTGGACCGCGAGCGCCTGGGTCTCGGCGGGCCCCGCGGCGCCGAGCTGCCGCAGCACCTCGACGAGGATGGGGCCCATCGCCCGCGCGTTCCCGTCTTCGATTTTGACGGCGATCCCGAGCCCCCGGCTGCGCAGGGCGATCCCAAAACCGCCCTCCGCCCCGCCTTTGCAGAAA
Above is a window of bacterium DNA encoding:
- the rimI gene encoding ribosomal protein S18-alanine N-acetyltransferase, which encodes MVIANERISIGPMREEDIPRVLEIEQASFPSPWPRDAYLRELRDNRLACYLVARETDAVVGYTGMWIILDEAHVTTIAVAPECRRRRIGERLLVALIAESMRRGARWITLEVRRTNGGAQALYRKYGFKDIGVRKGYYSDNREDAIVMWTGNVYEPAFQERYERNRTTLEGSESGSASGA
- the tsaB gene encoding tRNA (adenosine(37)-N6)-threonylcarbamoyltransferase complex dimerization subunit type 1 TsaB, producing MRVLAIETATAVAGVALLDQSGVLASRTVRAPMRHLEWLAAAIDGMLGDSGVRPDGVEAVAVGRGPGGFTGLRIGIATAAAWARARRVPVLGIDTLETLAVSAAGAGIVLPVLDAYRGEVAAALYRVGEGAEPVCLVPAVVAAPDAVIAEMRPALEAQRAAHRPLVLAGDGLVRHGGALLSALAGAGIRQVVERPDAYPSAEAAGRLAWPRLARGARDDAAGLLPVYGRRPAVRAWQETSTPPGTEG
- the tsaE gene encoding tRNA (adenosine(37)-N6)-threonylcarbamoyltransferase complex ATPase subunit type 1 TsaE, which gives rise to MSGDGGASRRLVPEGGETGAGSLVVHTGSPEETRALGETLGRVLRARDARGAVVALTGPLGAGKTCFVQGLARGLGTGGYVRSPTFILVHHYPGPLPLYHVDLYRIGPSDLDALGLEEIMEGDGVTAIEWAAAPALPADHVSVEFAFGADENARTLRIGAAGERSRRILDELRPCASSR
- a CDS encoding SPFH domain-containing protein, encoding MTAFLAPVIVAVILVGLSLLGSIVKIAREYERGVIFRLGRLIGARGPGVIILIPIVDRMIKIDLRVVTLDIPRQEMMTRDNVPVTVDAVVYFRIVNPEDAIVKVENFSRATYLVAQTTLRSTLGQHELDELLSQRDKINQQLQRIIDETTEPWGIKVTLVEVRDVVLPESMKRSMARQAEVERERRAKIINAEGEYQAAEKLVQAAARIAEQPVALQLRYLQALAEVASEQNSTIVFPIPIDLITPFVKRLGGGDGAKGVG
- a CDS encoding nodulation protein NfeD, translating into MNVSVRRRAVRAGARLLAALLLAAPVAFAASALGSGTAAFGAVPAQPPAAPAGSSGAARVVDVVQLNGIIGPATARYVLRGLRQASSDGAEALIIELDTPGGLLTSMDQIAKALLASPTPTIVYVWPSGARAASAGVFVTYAANVAAMAPTTHLGAAHPVNVAPGGGTTAEDKTMIAKVTNDAVAEIRGFAARRGRNPDWAERAVRESVSITEEEALRLHVIDLIADSPQALLAAVDGRKVLTPGGARVLHTRGARLVENPMDATERFLLVLSDPNIGFVLMTMAIYGIIFELSNPGSVFPGVIGGLALILALASFAVIEVNLAGLLLIGFALILFIADIKVPSHGILTAGGLAAFVFGSLLLTERQAPFLRISITLILTMAALTAAFFAFAVGAGIRAQAQKVYTGREALLGAIGVTRSDLGPSGTVFVDGELWSAESENGAIPAGQRVRVVQVRGLHLVVRKEEEAK
- a CDS encoding M55 family metallopeptidase translates to MKVFISADMEGTAGITDAEQTREGRPDYNRFRRLMTEEVNAAILGALESGAKEIVVNDSHATMRNLLIEELHPQAQLVSGSPKPYSMMQGIDASFDAVFFTGYHAAAGTQDAVLDHTYSGACVRQVKLGNLVVGEAGLNAALAGHFKVPVALVTGDGTAVQQVKRLIPHVEAVAVKEAIGRVAARSYQPVEARRRIKEGAAKALKRARDLKPFVVARPINLEIDWMYTSMADRCTLIPGVTRLNARATAFKAKDAEQAFTVTVACLTMARSLI